The Equus asinus isolate D_3611 breed Donkey chromosome 25, EquAss-T2T_v2, whole genome shotgun sequence genomic sequence CATTCAGCTTCAAACTTGTGAGTGCCAGCTGTCCCTGCTGCTGGTCCTTCAGTCAGTCTCAGTTCCCACCATCACTCTGAGAAGCAGGTTCTCCTCTACAAGAGAAGTGGTTCTCTCGCTCACGTCCCTGGCCCAGATACTTTCCCTTTTAACCATTGGGAAGTCCTTTCTGTGCCCAAGCCCCATTCTCCTCCTGCAAGCTCCTCTTTGGGCTTCATTTGCAGGAAGATGGAACTCAGCTCCTTAGCTTTCTGGCTCCTCCTCAGcgtttcctcctctccccaggtcCCAGCTCTCCTTCCCAGAAGTCCTTAGTGTGAACTCATTCattaacacacatacacacacatacacacacacacatttatttagcacctactgtgtaccagaaaCTATGCTAGGAGCTGCAGATAACAGCTAACACATGCATAGCACTTACCACATATCAGACactattttaagcattttacatatattatttcatctaatcctcacaactaccCAGTGAGGTAGCTGtgtattattatccacattttaccgATGAGGACATTGGGTCAGAGAGAGGTGAAATAACTCATTCACTCATGCACTTAGGAAGTGGAAGAATCAGatttagaaaatgaataaagcTTGGTTAAGAGGACCTctgtacaatttttttaaatggtcaaGGTGATAAAGAATAGATACAataaagaaggagggaaaaactACTGAAATAGACAAttgtgtttgaaattattttttataactataaTTTTACACTTTATAATGACTGGAAATCTCACTGATATAGTCTACATATGCAGATGTATTACTTTCAAATTCATACTGTTAATTTAGCTGCTAATAAAAGTACTTCTAAGAATAAAAAGCCCCCAGTCCACTGCAGTAGGAGAACCAGATGAGCAGATCTCAGTGCACTACAGTGTGGCAGAGTCGGGGGAGAGGAGAggtttcccagaggaggtgaggcCCACACTGATGTCTGTGAGGAGGCGAGGGTGAACTTGGGCTGTCTCGGAGCCAGAAGGTCAACATGTCTGGAGCACAATGCAGAGGGcacagggggtgggggtgatgtTGGATGTGCAGGGAGGCTGGACCACAGAGAGCCTTGGAAGCTGTGGTTAGGGGACTAGACTTTATCCTCAGGGCAACAGGAGCCActgttttaagcaggagagtgacaagATCATACTCATCCTGGCTGCAGATGGAGAATGGGTGCTGGGAGAGGATAGAGACGAGCTGGCAATCCAGATGGCAGGACTTGGGAGGTAGCACTTGTGATGAGAAGGGGATAGGGAGAGGAGATGCTAAATCAGGACCAGCTGCCTGAAAAGATGTGAGCGAGGAAGAGGGACGGGCCCAGGAGGTcggggtgtgggtgggggtgtggggaggactGTCACTGCCCCCCCGTCCCACATCGTCTTCCTTTTGCCACCAACAGCAGTCCCTTTCTCTGCCCCCATGGCTTCCAGCTGGACAGTCCCCTCTGAGGAACCCCTGATGGGAGTTCATCTCCAACCCTGCCCCCTCATTCCCTTAGTCCTAAGGAATGCCCACCCTTTGTGCCCTACGGGCGGTGCTGGGCGGACTCCTCGTCATGCCAGGCTGGCTCGCGCTCCCCACGCTCTGCCGCCTCCTTCTCCCTTGGACCGTCACCGTCGTCTTCCACAAAGCCCTGGGGGACCCAGGTAAGACCTCAGCCCAGCCCAGAATCTGGGGGACAGTTGGGGAGAGGCTCCGGGTGTGGAAAAGGCAGCTGTCTGACGTACACAGGGAGCGAGAGTCACTGCTGAGTGGGAGAGGGACGAGAGGGGGTGGGGAGTCTGGGGAACGGGGTCTGGATGGGCATTTGGGGCAGTGAGGGTCAGGGGGTTCCTGCCACTGTGGCCCCCTCTGCTCAGCATCCCACCTTGGCCCCCACTACCTCCTGCCCCCCATCCACGAGGTCATTCACTCTCGTCGTGGGGCCACGGCCACGCTGCCCTGCGTCCTGGGCACCCCGCCTCCCAGCTACAAGGTACGCTGGAGCAAAGTGGAGCCGGGGGAGCTCCAGGAAACGCCGATCCTCATCACTAACGGACTGCACGCCCGGGGCTATGGACCCCTGGGGGGGCGCGCCAGGATGCGGAGGGGACATCGTCTAGACGCCTCCCTGGTCATCGCGGGCGTGCGCCTGGAGGACGAGGGCAGGTACCGCTGTGAGCTCATCAATGGCATCGAGGACGAGAGCGTGGCGCTGACTCTGCGCCTGGAGGGTGAGGCTCTTCGGTTCCCGCCCCGCTCCTTTCCTGCCACCTCATCTCGGGTCACCCAGGGCTCCTCCCCCAGCGTCTCCCCCTCCCGCCTCGGGGTTCCCCcagccctctctccttggctgcccggttccttcccctccccccgtCTGCCAGCTCTCCCCAGGCTGTCCGCCACCCCCTAGGTGTGGTGTTTCCGTACCAGCCCAGCCGGGGCCGGTACCAGTTCAATTACTACGAGGCGAAGCAGGCGTGCGAGGAGCAGGATGGACGCCTGGCCACCTACGCCCAGCTGTACCAGGGTGAGCGGCGGAACCTGGGCACTGCCTAGGCCCTCTCCGGGCTGTCACATGCGCCCCAGTGGAGGCGAGCTCCGGGCCTGACTCCTGCCTGTGAGGCCTCTAATCCCCCGGACCATCCCCGCCCCTGCCATCTCCCGCCAGCGTGGACCGAGGGTCTGGACTGGTGTAACGCGGGCTGGCTGCTCGAGGGCTCCGTGCGCTACCCCGTGCTCACGGCGCGCGCTCCGTGCGGCGGCCGCGGTCGGCCCGGGATCCGCAGCTATGGGCCCCGCGACCGGAAGCGCGACCGCTACGACGCGTTCTGCTTCACCTCTGCGCTGGCAGGTGCGCGCTGGGCGAGCGACCCGGGAGGGGGCGGAGCCTGACGGGCTGCGGAGGAGGGGCCCTGGCGCGCgagggaggcggggcggggcgagcgAGGCTAAGACGGCGACTTGGGGCGGGGTCTGAAGAATGGGGCGGGGAAAGTACCACGCAGGAGGCTTGAGATCGGTGGCCGCCTCTCTGTCTCGTCAAAAAGTCGCCCCCTCCGTCACTCCGCCCACCCAGGTTCCAGCCCGCCTCCCGCAACCTCACCCACACCCCGTACCTCGATACTCCCACTCCTGCTACCCAAGCTCGGTCCCGCCCCTCCTCTGCCCGTGCTCCCTGGGGGTCTGAATCCCCGCCGCACCCAGCCCTGCCCCGCTCTCGGCCAGTCGCTGACCTGCTCTGGTCCCCAGGCCACGTGTTCTTCGTGCCCGGGCGGCTGACGCTGTCTGAGGCCCACGCGGCGTGCCGGCGGCGCGGGGCCGTGGTGGCCAAGGTCGGGCATCTCTACGCCGCCTGGAAGTTCTCGGCGCTGGACCAATGCGACGGCGGCTGGCTGGCGGACGGCAGCGTGCGCTTCCCCATCACCACGCCGCGGCCGCGCTGCGGGGGCCTCCCGGATCCCGGAGTGCGCAGCTTCGGCTTCCCCAGACCCCAGCAGGCCGCCTACGGGACCTACTGCTACTCCGAGTAGCGGCCCAGAGCACCCCCTCCAGCGCGCACGACAAAGCCTGGGAGTCGTGGCGGGGTCTCTCGCCGCCCCTTTCCCACGAGCCTGCCTTATCGCCAGACAAGGAGGAGCCCCTTCTGACCCGCCTTCCCGGCCGGTAGAGGGCTGCGGGCAGCGAGCAGATCCCGGCTGGCCGGgcggtggggagggaggtggtggcGCCCCCCGTGGCGGGGTGTGCGTGTACCACCCTCGGCCCCGCGGATCGAGGACCGGCCGCTGTTCTCGTGCCGCCAGCAAACCAAGCAGTGACTACTAGGGGACGGAATGGGTGCCCAGGGGGCATTAACTGACCTCTGTAAACAGCAATAAAATAACTTAGGGACTTTTTGTGTTGGGCGAAGCTGTAAGTGCGGCGATGcgtcgggggagggggagggatgaAGGGGACCCAGAGGGCTGACTGCGCGGCAAGGAAGACAGAGTAAGAGGAGGGGCTACTGCTGCCGAGGAGTGAGGCTGCAGGAGAGTGGAGATTGAGAGGAGAGGACACCAAAAGGCCGAAGGAGAGTTGGAGACGCCGGAACAGTCGCGAGAGAACCCAGCAGTATTGTTTCGCCAGGCCCCATGCGGGGGCGCCACACACTCACCTAAGATTACTCTGGTTCAAATCCGCCAGGAGCGCTCCAAACCCCCAGGCCTACCCTCGGGGCACCACAGAACAAATATGAGATGCACCTAAACATACTTCAAAATGTGTTTGTATCCTGCCAGTCTCCCAGAAGGGTTTGCAGAACAACTAGAAAGGTAATACCATTGCTACAATTGACAGGCAAGTTAGCCTGCGGAAGGAGGCGGCGGCCAACACCGGCAACAACAGGGTCACCGCAGGATTGATACTTCAGGGTGATGGGCGTTCGGTTTAACGTTCCCCACCAGCACGGCCGTCCAGGTGGAGAGGGAAACTGGACCAGTAACATTCTTAACATCTGGCTAGAGGAAACATACTAGTAATTCAAGAGACAAACTCTAATGTCATTAATCCATTTTTCTTTACACTACGTTTATTCTACTCAAGGAATCTACACCACAAAAAGCCTGGGCTAGACAGTAGTAATGACTGGAGCCAAGGGTATGAACATCCCAATGGCCCTGGATATGTGTTGTAAAATTGCTTTCCAAGAGGGTTCTTGCTATAATTGCTAGAGAATTCATCCCATGGGACTTTTATAAGGACAGAGAATGATTGAACAGCATCTTCAATAACCCTCATATAGCAAGTGAAATCTTTGTGCCAGTTCCTAAGCTCCGGTTTTTCTCATCTTGGTCATGGGATAGTAACATCTGCCTCCCCAGGTTTTTGTGGCAAGTAACTGAGACAATGCACGTACCGGGTAGTACATGCCTGGTACACATAAAAGGCACTCAGTAAGTGGTAACTATAATAattaatgattattattatgacaataataacagaacaacaataattattattattcaggttCTTACCAGGTAGCCTGTGGGATTGATTGCTGTCTGGCACTATTTTAGTCAAGATAAGCTAAATTATACTGTGATAACAAATAAcctccaaatctcagtggcttagaacaacGAAGGTTCATTTCTTGCTCAGGCTACCTATGTGCTGTGGTCAAAAAGTGGACTCTTCTCAGTTTAGttattcagggacccaggctgataGAGCAGCCACCAGCTCAATGCCATCAatcaccagaagaaaaaaattaaaagagctcTGGAGGGTCTTACAGTTAATGGCTACAGCCCAGAAGGGACACCTGTCCCTTGTGTTCACAAACCATTCTCCAGAACTAATCACATGGCCCCACTCAACCACAAGGGGGCAGGAAAGAGCAATCCTGCTTAGGCCTAGAATAGAACTGGAAATACTTGATGAACAGCATCAGCACCAGCATCTACACAAGAATCAATTTAGAGCGCAGTCTAGATTCTGAGACATACTGGTAGTCACCCACTCGCCCACTGCTCTTCTGGGTTTCTAAGTTCTGACCTATTCTGGAGTCAGAGCCCCAGAAAGCCAAGATCCTGGGCCCAGCTACTCAGCCTGCAGAAAGATGGCTTTTCTTTAGTGTGACGTCTCAGCCTTTGTCAAGTGACCACATGAGAAATGGTCATGGGAGGAGCTTTTCACTTGCTGCAAAGCTCTGTTTCTTCACCCATAAAGACACATGACCACTAATTCTTACAACTACGTCTcatattgctattattattattattattattttgcaggggaagatttgccctgagctaacatctgttgacaatcctcctctttttttttttttcctcctcaaagccccagtgcatggttatATAGCCTAGTTGTaattccttctgtttcttctatgTGAACTGCTGCCGTAatatggcaactgacagacaagggGTGTGGTTCCACCACTGGGAAActaacccaggctgctgaagcggtgAGCGTCGAACTTTAACTgccaggccatcagggcttgctcatactattttttttattatagagaATTTCcaacatacacataaatatagaGACTAGTATAATGATCCACTTCATCATCCAGCTCGACCATTTCAAGTTTCTGCCCTTCCTGTTTTATGAATCCTCTcacttgtgtttgtttttgtggagTATtctaaagcaaatcccagacagcCTACCATTTCACCTGTAATTACTCAGTACGTATTTCTAACATACAGTGACTTTTTAAAGTAACCGTAATTCCATCATCACACTCCcccaacaaaattaaattaattttatctaatATTTGGTTCATGATCACTTTCCCCTGAATGTCTAAAAAACACAATTTTGTAGTTGATTTGCTCAAACCAGGATCCAACAAAGCTTTATACACTGCacttgattaattttttaagtatcttTGAAGCTATAATACTTCTTCCTCTTTCGTTTTATCTATGCCCTTTTGTTTGTTCAAGAAACTGGGTCATTTTCTAGTCaattttctcacattctggatttggcCGAGTGTATCCTTGTGGTGTCGTTTAACATATTCCTCTGTCCCCTGCAATTATATTTAGAAGTTTGATTaaatttacatttacttttttttccaggAATATTTTATGAATGATGCTGTATGCTTCCTCTTTCATTCCATCAGGAGGCACATGGTGTCTGGTGGTTGTAGTAAAATAGTGATGCTTAGGTTGAGCGGTAAATTCAGGTAGTGTCAGTCTGACTCATTCATTATAAAGTTCctcagtgtattagtttcctacagctgctataacaaagtatcacaaacttggtggcttaagacaatagaaatgtattcttttaCCATTCTgcaggccagaagtccaaagtcaaggcaTCAGcagtgtcacactccctctgaacACTCTAAGGAGaattctttcttgcctcttccgtCTTCTGGTGGCTGGTGGCATTCCATGGCTTCTTTGGCTGCCTCTGTGGTCACGTTGCCTCCTCATCTTcatgtgtctgtgtcttctcttctgtctcttataaggacacttgtcactggATTTTCCCCACCTGGCTAATTTGAGATCTTATCTCAAAACTATTAACTGAATTTAGGGAACGAATTCAGATAATGAACtgcatctgcaaagacttttTCCAAACAAGTTAACATTCAGAGGTTTCAGGAGTTAGGACGTGGACATATTTTTTGTGGCCACCATTTAATCTACTACACCCATCAACTTTTTATCTAATGGTTACTGATGATCATTGTCTAGATACCTTGTTTCACTATCTCATTAGCAAAAGAGAGATATTCTAATTTTGTCATTCCTCCTTCATTTATTCGCTGTGAATCATCtatgaagaaaaattttcttCATCAACTATTTTGTTATTCTGACATATAACCCATTCAGGAAAGGTAGGGTTAAGGCTTGGTTCGCTTCCATTTGTCTTAGATAGGTGCTATAGAATGAATGTTTGTggccccccaaattcctatgttagAACCCTAATCCCTAACGTGATGgttttggagatggggcctttgggaggtaattagggcatgagggtggagccctcaccaTGGGATtcgtgcccttataagaagagactcaggggagcttgcttcctctctctgctctccaccacgTGAGCATACAAccagaagatggccatctgcaaaccaggaagtgggttctcaccagacaccagatctgccggcctccagaactgtgagaaataaacttttgttgtttaagtcacccagtctctGGCAATTCGTTATAGACAGCGGGGTTCCCCCAAAGCAGATGTGAGTCAAGACTTTGAgtacaagtagtttatttggtaGGTCATGCTAAGTGGCACTGGGAGAGGGATGGGGAAGTGGaagcaggaaagggaaggaagcccGTGAAAGCTGTGAAT encodes the following:
- the HAPLN2 gene encoding hyaluronan and proteoglycan link protein 2, which codes for MPTLCALRAVLGGLLVMPGWLALPTLCRLLLPWTVTVVFHKALGDPASHLGPHYLLPPIHEVIHSRRGATATLPCVLGTPPPSYKVRWSKVEPGELQETPILITNGLHARGYGPLGGRARMRRGHRLDASLVIAGVRLEDEGRYRCELINGIEDESVALTLRLEGVVFPYQPSRGRYQFNYYEAKQACEEQDGRLATYAQLYQAWTEGLDWCNAGWLLEGSVRYPVLTARAPCGGRGRPGIRSYGPRDRKRDRYDAFCFTSALAGHVFFVPGRLTLSEAHAACRRRGAVVAKVGHLYAAWKFSALDQCDGGWLADGSVRFPITTPRPRCGGLPDPGVRSFGFPRPQQAAYGTYCYSE